The Candidatus Omnitrophota bacterium DNA window CCTTCTCTACCACAGAAGACTGCTGATAAAACTGCATCCAGGGAGCTATTGTTGTTCCTATTATACCCATTACCATAAGTATATACGCTTTATTAAAGCTGAATTGCGGATGAAGCACTTCTTTTGATACAACGCTCCATGATGGGTGAACCATAAAGCCCGTTACCACATAGGCAACGTAAAATAAACATGCGATTAAAAATACCTTTTCTACAGACTTGTACGTGCCTTTAACCACTATCCACCATATTATTATCGCTGAGATCGGAAGCGAAATGTAGCGGGATATGCCGAATATTTCGCAGCTTGCGGCTATGCCTGAAAATTCAGAGATTGTGTTCGTAAAATTCGATAATAAAAATGCCGCCATCGCGTAAAATGTTATCTTTACGCCAAATTTTTCTCTTATCAGATCCGCAAGGCCCTTGCCGGTAACCACCCCCATCCTCGAACACATCTCCTGTATAATGATAAGCGCTACCATCATAGGAAGAAATATCCATAGAGTTGAATATCCGAAGTGCGCGCCGGCGACGGAATAGGTAGCGATACCGCCGGCATCATTATCAACATTAGCGGTTATTATCCCGGGCCCCATTACGCTTAAAAATATTAGCAAGCTCTTCCAGGGGGCGGGTTTTCTTATCGTGTCCTGGCTATTCACTCTATAAACCCTTTACTTTCTTAGGTCTTTTTCTCCAAGCTATAGAAACGACCTGGCTTAGTATATCGTCTATAGTTATTATACCGTGCATAATCTTGTTCTCGTCCACAACCGGCAGGGCGGATACCTTGTATTTATCCATAAGATGCGCCACTTCTTTCACGCTATCGCTCAGTTTTATATATATTGTGGATGGAAATATGGTATTTACGACTATCTCCT harbors:
- a CDS encoding Nramp family divalent metal transporter; protein product: MGPGIITANVDNDAGGIATYSVAGAHFGYSTLWIFLPMMVALIIIQEMCSRMGVVTGKGLADLIREKFGVKITFYAMAAFLLSNFTNTISEFSGIAASCEIFGISRYISLPISAIIIWWIVVKGTYKSVEKVFLIACLFYVAYVVTGFMVHPSWSVVSKEVLHPQFSFNKAYILMVMGIIGTTIAPWMQFYQQSSVVEKGINIKDYKYARLDVIIGGVVVSIVAMFIVISCAATLFKSGVRVETAKDAALALEPLAGRYCSALFAFGLLNASVFSAMILPLATAYSVCEGLGWETGVDKRLKEAPQFYFLFTALIILGAGVIMFPQVNLIMVMLLSQAANAVFLPFVLVFMLLLINDKRLMGQYRNSKFFNIIAWATVIIVASLTVALTITTFFNK